One region of Fragaria vesca subsp. vesca linkage group LG4, FraVesHawaii_1.0, whole genome shotgun sequence genomic DNA includes:
- the LOC101306421 gene encoding alanyl-tRNA editing protein AlaX-L-like, translated as MATIGATRLDYYDDMWKLESTATVVALVKGEDGRTGLVLDRTVFHPQGGGQPADTGFVGVAGSEVKFVVQDVRSKDGVVYHYGLVENSGEEWAEEFDKGREVVLHVDESRRKLNSRIHSAGHLLDACMKNVGLGELKPSKGYHFPQGPYVEYIGIVPQKDLQSKQKELELEANALISRGGKVFVAVVSYEEACKLCGEDLPDYIPKDSTPRIVKLGNNPACPCGGTHVSDISEMISVTVSQIRTKKGLTKFFYNVGP; from the exons ATGGCTACGATCGGCGCCACGAGGCTTGATTACTACGACGACATGTGGAAGCTCGAATCCACTGCCACAGTGGTGGCGCTGGTCAAG GGTGAAGATGGCCGGACCGGTTTGGTTTTGGACCGGACGGTGTTCCATCCGCAAGGCGGCGGTCAACCGGCGGACACAGGCTTCGTCGGCGTTGCTGGCTCGGAGGTGAAGTTCGTCGTGCAAGATGTGCGGTCCAAAGACGGTGTG GTTTACCACTACGGTTTGGTGGAGAATTCCGGCGAGGAGTGGGCGGAGGAGTTTGACAAAGGGAGAGAGGTGGTGTTGCATGTTGATGAGTCTAGGCGGAAGCTTAATTCTAG GATTCATTCAGCTGGGCATTTGCTAGATGCGTGTATGAAGAATGTGGGATTAGGCGAGTTAAAGCCGAGCAAAGGCTACCATTTCCCTCAGGG GCCATATGTGGAATATATAGGCATAGTTCCACAGAAAGATTTGCAAAGTAAGCAGAAAGAGTTGGAGCTGGAAGCCAATGCATTGATATCCAGAGGAGGGAAA GTTTTTGTTGCAGTAGTATCATATGAGGAAGCATGTAAGCTGTGTGGTGAAGACCTTCCCGATTATATTCCAAAG GACAGCACTCCTCGTATTGTGAAGTTGGGCAACAATCCTGCCTGCCCGTGTGGTGGTACTCATGTGTCTGATATTTCAGAGATGATCAGTGTTACA GTTTCTCAAATACGTACCAAAAAAGGATTGACGAAGTTCTTTTACAATGTTGGTCCCTAA
- the LOC101306714 gene encoding flavin-containing monooxygenase YUCCA10-like → MENNVFGNYLVVIVGAGPSGIATSALLNSMSIPNIVFEREDCCASLWKKRSYDRLCLHLAKNFCSLPMMPHSFRTATFMSKDKFADYVDKYVTRFNVNPRYCHNVESALYEEANQKWKIEVKNTEVTDGVGSLQVYYADFLVIATGENSRPVTPELPGIETFKGNVMHAQDYKCGASFKDQNVLVVGCGNSGMEISNDLAESGAHASIVVRSQVHVLSRELVRLGMVLLDYLPMNIVDRFILYLAKFSYGDLPSYGISPPVEGPFFFKALTGKTPVIDRGTVKKIRSGKIKVFSGVETIRHNIVEFKNGSIQRVDAIVMATGYRSVAHKWLKDYKVILDENDKPKNKYPGHWKGEKGVYCVGFSGKGIPGISFDSRAVANDIHQILLVKTGNAAREV, encoded by the exons ATGGAGAACAATGTGTTTGGGAATTACTTGGTGGTCATAGTAGGGGCCGGCCCCTCCGGCATTGCAACCTCAGCTTTGCTCAACTCCATGTCGATTCCAAACATTGTCTTTGAAAGGGAGGATTGTTGTGCTTCCCTGTGGAAGAAACGATCCTATGATCGCTTGTGTCTCCATTTAGCTAAGAACTTCTGCTCTCTGCCGATGATGCCGCATTCGTTCAGAACTGCAACATTCATGTCCAAAGACAAGTTCGCAGACTATGTGGACAAGTACGTGACTCGTTTCAACGTCAACCCGCGTTACTGTCACAATGTCGAATCGGCACTGTACGAAGAAGCTAATCAGAAATGGAAGATCGAGGTGAAGAACACTGAGGTAACAGATGGTGTGGGTTCCCTCCAAGTGTATTACGCAGATTTCTTGGTAATTGCGACTGGAGAAAACAGTCGACCTGTTACCCCAGAGTTGCCTGGAATAGAGACCTTTAAAGGAAATGTTATGCATGCACAAGATTATAAGTGTGGAGCTAGTTTTAAGGATCAGAATGTGTTAGTTGTTGGTTGTGGCAATTCTGGCATGGAGATCAGTAATGATCTTGCAGAGAGTGGAGCTCATGCATCGATTGTCGTCAGAAGCCAA GTTCATGTGCTGAGCAGAGAACTTGTTCGGCTTGGGATGGTACTGTTGGATTATCTCCCAATGAATATTGTTGACAGGTTTATTCTATATCTTGCCAAGTTCAGCTATGGTGACTTGCCCAGCTATGGCATTTCTCCACCAGTTGAAGGGCCTTTTTTCTTCAAAGCACTTACCGGAAAGACTCCTGTAATTGATCGTGGAACTGTGAAAAAAATTCGCTCCGGAAAGATTAAG GTTTTCTCCGGAGTAGAGACAATACGGCACAATATTGTGGAATTCAAGAATGGTTCTATACAGCGTGTTGATGCCATTGTCATGGCCACTGGTTATCGAAGCGTAGCACACAAATGGCTCAAG GATTATAAGGTCATTCTGGATGAGAATGACAAACCCAAGAACAAATATCCAGGGCATTGGAAAGGTGAAAAGGGCGTCTACTGTGTTGGCTTCTCAGGGAAGGGAATTCCGGGGATTTCGTTTGATTCTAGGGCTGTTGCTAATGACATTCATCAAATTTTGCTTGTAAAGACTGGTAATGCTGCAAGAGAGGTCTAG
- the LOC101307005 gene encoding 40S ribosomal protein S21-2-like isoform 2, producing MQNEEGQITELYIPRKCSATNRLITSKDHASVQINIGHLDENGNYTGQFSTFALCGYVRAQGDADSGLDRLWQKKKAEVKQQ from the exons ATGCAAAATGAGGAGGGACAAATCACTGAGCTCTACATTCCCAGGAAATG CTCAGCGACTAACAGGCTGATCACCTCGAAGGATCATGCATCTGTTCAGATCAACATTGGGCATCTTGATGAGAATGGCAACTACACTGGCCAGTTCTCCACTTTTGCTCTCTGCGGTTACGTCCGTGCTCAG GGAGATGCTGACAGTGGTCTCGACCGACTCTGGCAGAAGAAGAAAGCTGAAGTGAAACAACAGTAA
- the LOC101307005 gene encoding 40S ribosomal protein S21-2-like isoform 1 has protein sequence MQNEEGQITELYIPRKCSATNRLITSKDHASVQINIGHLDENGNYTGQFSTFALCGYVRAQVILLSLILVLYSVVIVVVGLIWDSFV, from the exons ATGCAAAATGAGGAGGGACAAATCACTGAGCTCTACATTCCCAGGAAATG CTCAGCGACTAACAGGCTGATCACCTCGAAGGATCATGCATCTGTTCAGATCAACATTGGGCATCTTGATGAGAATGGCAACTACACTGGCCAGTTCTCCACTTTTGCTCTCTGCGGTTACGTCCGTGCTCAGGTTATCCTTCTTTCACTCATTTTAGTATTGTATAGTGTTGTAATTGTGGTAGTTGGTTTGATTTGGGATTCATTTGTCTAG
- the LOC101315430 gene encoding peroxidase 5-like, whose translation MPANLFISCFGLLLILVGLVSSPVASVPLEVGSYRKSCPSAEMIVRDTVKKAAATDPGIAAALIRLHFHDCFVMGCDASILLDSKPGKPAAEKESMGNKGVQGFEVIDEAKANIEAQCPNTVSCADIITFAARDSVFITGGTYYSAPGGRRDGTVSLVSEVTKNLPDAFLNATQLKTNFARKGLSLKDMVTLSGAHSIGDSHCSSFSKRLYSFNKTHAQDPELDAAYGEYLKSKCPNVKNGVDPVVAFDPLTPTLLDNNYYKNLVGHKGLLATDQELWSSDLTRKMVKYNRNHPGRWGLEFAAAMVKMGSIDVLVGKQGEIRKNCRAVN comes from the exons ATGCCGGCAAACTTGTTCATCAGTTGCTTCGGTTTGCTGCTGATCTTGGTGGGTTTGGTCTCGTCACCGGTCGCCTCTGTGCCTTTGGAGGTTGGTTCCTACCGGAAATCATGCCCCTCGGCGGAGATGATTGTGAGAGATACAGTGAAGAAGGCAGCCGCAACAGATCCGGGCATAGCTGCTGCGCTCATCAGACTCCATTTCCACGATTGCTTTGTCATG GGTTGCGATGCATCAATTCTGCTCGATTCGAAACCTGGCAAGCCAGCTGCAGAAAAAGAAAGCATGGGAAACAAAGGCGTCCAAGGCTTTGAGGTCATAGACGAAGCCAAGGCCAATATAGAAGCTCAATGCCCCAACACCGTCTCCTGTGCAGACATAATCACCTTCGCTGCCCGAGACAGTGTTTTTATCACGGGGGGAACATACTACTCTGCCCCCGGAGGCCGCCGTGACGGAACGGTCTCGTTGGTTTCAGAAGTGACCAAAAACCTCCCTGATGCGTTTTTGAACGCAACACAACTGAAGACCAACTTTGCAAGAAAAGGGTTGTCACTGAAAGATATGGTGACGCTCTCTGGAGCTCACTCCATTGGGGACTCACACTGCTCTTCCTTCTCAAAACGACTGTACTCCTTTAACAAAACACATGCACAAGACCCTGAACTTGATGCGGCTTATGGGGAGTACTTGAAATCCAAATGCCCTAATGTGAAAAATGGTGTTGATCCGGTTGTGGCTTTTGATCCCTTAACCCCAACTTTGCTCGATAACAACTACTATAAGAATTTGGTGGGTCACAAAGGGTTGTTGGCAACGGATCAGGAGCTTTGGAGCAGTGATTTGACTAGGAAGATGGTGAAGTACAACCGAAACCATCCGGGGAGATGGGGTTTGGAGTTTGCTGCTGCGATGGTGAAGATGGGTTCCATTGATGTGTTGGTTGGGAAACAAGGAGAGATCAGGAAGAACTGCAGGGCTGTGAATTAA